In one window of Pantanalinema sp. DNA:
- a CDS encoding ABC transporter permease — MRVVGALERIGTRTIGSLEALGRFVLLAGRVLRLVATGAVHGRNTFSQMAFIGVESLPIALITALSIGMVFTLQISNEFIRFGATSVIGGVSAIALTRELIPTLTGVVIAGRVGAAIAAELGSMKVTEQIDALTALASDPIYYLVVPRVIACAVMLPLLTLVGDAVSIVGGYAVAVAVKGVPPQLFVNSLQDLVVSSDVLRGLVKAGIFGAVVGLIGCHQGLSTTAGARGVGKATTDSVVLSLITIFVSNYFLSALLFPGAGK; from the coding sequence ATGCGGGTCGTTGGCGCCCTGGAACGCATCGGTACACGGACGATCGGCTCGCTCGAAGCCCTGGGTCGCTTCGTCCTCCTGGCCGGCCGGGTGCTGCGCCTGGTCGCGACGGGCGCCGTCCACGGCCGCAACACCTTTTCGCAGATGGCCTTCATCGGCGTCGAGAGTCTGCCCATCGCCCTGATCACCGCCCTGTCGATCGGCATGGTCTTCACCCTCCAGATCTCCAACGAGTTCATCCGCTTCGGCGCCACCTCGGTCATCGGCGGCGTCTCGGCGATCGCCCTGACCCGCGAGCTGATCCCGACGCTGACGGGCGTGGTGATCGCGGGAAGGGTGGGGGCCGCGATCGCGGCCGAGCTGGGTTCCATGAAGGTGACCGAGCAGATCGACGCCCTGACGGCGCTCGCCAGCGACCCGATCTACTACCTGGTGGTGCCCCGCGTGATCGCATGCGCCGTGATGCTGCCGCTGCTCACCCTCGTCGGCGACGCCGTGAGCATCGTGGGCGGCTACGCGGTGGCGGTCGCCGTCAAGGGCGTCCCCCCCCAGCTCTTCGTCAACAGCCTGCAGGATTTGGTGGTGAGCTCCGACGTCCTGCGCGGGCTCGTCAAGGCGGGGATCTTCGGTGCGGTGGTGGGGCTCATCGGCTGCCACCAGGGGCTTTCGACCACCGCGGGCGCCCGGGGCGTGGGCAAGGCGACCACCGACTCGGTGGTGCTCTCGCTGATCACCATCTTCGTCTCCAACTACTTCCTCTCGGCGCTGCTCTTCCCGGGGGCCGGCAAGTGA